GTACGCCGAGCGGATGTCCATGGGCTCGTCGAAGATGATGATCACCGGCTTCTTGTTGAAGCTGTAATCGCGCGTGCCCGTGGCGTCCGCGTCCTCGCCTCCGGTCAGGTCGCCCCACTTTCCGGACTCGCCCACCGTGAGGGTCTGGACATTGCCCTTCTTGGAGTTTACCAGCTCCTTGTACTCTCCACAGGACAGAGCCTGCACCTTGCTGCTGGTGATCATGAAGGCGATGTTGTCTGGCGGCGGAGGAGCCTCTTCTCCAGGGAGGTCTGGGCTCAGACCTGCCCCCTCATCCCGTCCCTTAGGTGGATCTCTGGCCCGGTCGGATGCCTGAGCCGGGGCCGTCTCTGGGAGGGGGACGGTGGGCAGCTCTCTGGGGGTTTCCACAGTGGAGGCGGACACAGACTCTACCATGATACTCTTACTGTTGGTCTCCTGGACCACCGAGGACTTTAACTTTTTTTCGTTGTTGATTTGGTTGAGGAGGATGAGGTTTCCTTTCTCCACCTCGGCCCCGCGGTCGCTCTTCAGGGACACGGAGCGTTTCATTTGCTTCCTGGGCAGCTTGAAGCCGATCAACCCCACGGGTTTtggggagatgggaggaggagagctcgagggtggagaggtgggaggaggagagacggcaGGGGGAGAGACTGGGGGAGAGCGAGCCGACGGTTTGGGTGGTGGTTTGGGTGGAGTCTGCGACTGCGGTAGCTGGCTTGGGAAATGGTCGTTAGCATTGACATTTGACACCTGGGATGGGGGAAAGGTGAACTCTCTGCTGCGTTCAGTGGACTCCTCCGGCGTGGTCGACGGGGGGTGCTCTTTGGTGATCTGACCGGTCACGTAGTAAATGACCTGCCGGGAAAACACAGAGGCCGTGGTTAGACGGCATACCTGACCAGAATGAACTGCAATAGATGGGACGGTAGAGGTGGGTTATAGCGGTGGGGAGAAGTTGTACGTACCGCGGGACTCTGGCGGGATTGGGTGTTTCCGTTTTCATCCGTGTCCGGACTTTTATCCTCTTTTTCCTTGGCTGGATCTGAAGTCTGCTAGGACATTGTGTGAGGGGTCAGTATTATTCGGCCGCTTGGGCGCTAACATAATGTGGATTAACATTAGCATCTCTGTTGTTAGCGCTGACTAGCTGCGAGGCCCTAAATTGGATTAGCATAAGCATCTTTGATATTAGCTCTATGCTAGGCTAACGTTCCATCCAAAACTCCAGTACTGTAcagttgatgttgatgatgttaATATGAAAGCGGATTAACtaatgtatataatgtaaaGTCTATCCATGATTAAATGTTATATTAGGAATCAATTAAGATaagttaattaattaagataaACTCATCAATTAAATTATCAACATTTAGGAAATAGAAAGAGAGTTCTTAAGGTATCTCAAAGAAAGTGAACTTTAGAATGGAATGGTAAAGCTGATAGGTTTAAATTTCAACCAATCGCAGCACCAGCTACATTATCCCCCAATGTGTTGGAGGTTCGCCCTTTCTATAAAGCTAGAGTACTGCTTGGTTGATATGGAAACCGACTCCCCTATCTCCAGCCCCAGGGTGACCACCGCCGTGGCCTATGAAGGTGAGGTGGTGAGAGGTGGTAGTTTGACGGAGAGGTGTGAGGTGTGAAGCGTGCTCCTCACAGCAGGGTGAAGGTTAAGGAGAAAGGCATGCAAAGGAAACGCCCCCTACTGAACCGAGTCTGCAACCACAGGCGGTCTCTCAGGACCACTCCCCTAGCTCAGGGCTACTTTGACCGAGGAGGATTTGGAaaagaaacacagaaaacaGATTGTAAATGCCTGCAGAACACGGCATTGATTCTTTTATTGATTCAGATTCGAGAGGAAGGTCAAACAAATTGAAATGAAATCAGAGATGGTAAAACACTGCAGCATAAATCAAAGACGAAGAGAGAAGACAGGGAGCCATCAGATGCAGACTTTATCCCCAagccagacccagacccacacTATCCCCACACTAGACCCAAACTAGACCCAAACCAAGACTCGACCTAGACCCACGCTATACCCAGGATATACCCAGACTAATAGTGGACCCATACACCCAACAGatttgagagaggagaggaggagggaaggcagggggggggagaggatctGGTGGGGGTCACAGGATTATTTGGAGCCCAACGAAGGTCACAGCAGGTGTACAGGTGAGTACAGGTGAACAGGGGTTAGGTTACAGCCATCAGGTGAACAGGTGTTAGGTAACAGCCATCAGGTGTGCAGGTGTGTACAGGTGAACAGATGTGTCCAGGTGAACAGGTTTGTACAGATGAACAGGTGTTAAGTCACAGCCATCAGGTGTACACATGTGCACAGGGTAACAGGTGTGTCCAGGTGAGTATGTGTTAGGGGACAGCCATCAGGTGTTTCACCTGTGTGTCAGTTTAGCGTGGGCAGGTGGTAAGCTGGTCGGCTAAACGACGACACATCATCTTTACCTTTGTTTTCTCTTTGAGGGCCGGGAGGGCCCCAGCTCTGAGCTCTTTGACCTGAGGCTCAACAAGTACGCCCCCTACAGGACACTTCTGGAACAcctgggaagggggaggagccaggacaCGAGGGAAGAGGAGCTTTAATAGGAGGCTCCTTCACTGACCACAACAGAGAGAAGATATCAACAtgcaacactgtgtgtgtgtgtgtgtgtgtgtgtgtcagtgtgtgcgtgtgtgtgtgtgtgtgtgtgtgtgtgtgtgtgtgtgtgtgtgtgtgtgtgtgtgtgtgtgtgtgtgtgtgtgtgtgggtgttaccTGTAGTTCTGCCATGATATTTTCCCCATCATCCTCCCCTTCTGTGATTGGCtctggatggggaggaggagtggcTGTCTTGGGTGGGGCGTCGGCCAGCACGGGAGTGGGTGTGGCCACAGGTGACACCTTGAAAGGTGTACTtttgggggaaggaggaggaggggcatcttcctcttcctcctaaaaACATGGATGACCAagaaattatttttattattaatataatcaTCATTAAAATCATTATTTGACGGTTACAATTTACTACACAATCACCTGCAGCAAGCATTcacaggttaacccattccccgtacacaacagagatagctaggataagacgctacacaatgctaagtactatttttaagtgcctggacgtacaacatacaatgagtgTGTAAGTGCTTAAGACTGCGTCGCGACACTAATCAGAAGCTACCACCATATATAGCCGTGTTTCCCCAGAGGCAGGGCCTGACGGGAGGGCTACACTCACCTGACCCGAGGACCTCTTGCTGGTGAAGACCACCTCCCCGGACCGGGTGGTGGTGAGCCCGGACCCAGACCCGGGGATGGACCCGGAGTAGGTcttcctgggggggggaggcggaggggacTTGCAGCCCTTCTCGGAGACGGTCTTTGGGGTCTTCTCTGCGGGGTGAGCGGGTATAGGGCCGGGAGTCTTGGAGGGTCTCTCCAGGACCGCGGGTCTGGAGGGCCGGTCGTTCCTCTCGGGTCCAGGGCGGGGCTGCTTCTCGGCGGCCCCGTCTGGCTTGGGGTCTTTAAGAAATCACAGATTGAGGGGTCCACCAGTAGGTTAACGTCCACGCTGATAAACCACTGTTACCTGGTTAAGGCTTTGacattatgaatgaatgaatgaatgaatgaatgaatgaatgaatgaatgattgaatcgtcatgaatgatgaatgaatcTTCGTGTAAACACCATTCATTCAATCATTCGTTCATTAATTCTGTGCACGAACCAGAAGGTCAGAGAGTTACACCAAATCATCCTTTCCTGGGGGAGGTGGGTCAGAACTTTAATGAAACGCTTATCAGACACAAGTCTGTGATTCTCCTGAATGAGTCGACCTGTTGTGACCGCGGCCCGGACCCCCTGGTGGTGGCGGTGTGAACCTGTACCTGTAGGCGTGGTCGCAGGGCTGGCCGGGtgtcctggctcctcccccccagcAGAGGCCGTGGGGGAGACGGGCGCGCCCTTCATCATGGtggcctccgcctcctgcagcagcTTCTCAAACTCCTTCCCGTCGTACTGACCCATGTTCTGCCTCcgctcctcccactccttctcCGCTGcctgcaggagaggaggggggaggtgaggggggagacaggagcgggaggaggagacagtggggaggagggagggagagagcagagagaggagagtcgGAACATATTATGGCTGCATGCATAAGTTCAACTTTCTTTTGGACGGcaggtggctcaggaggtagagcgggtaagcggaaggttgctagttcgatccccagctcctcttaagtgagtgtcgaggtgtccctgagcacgacgcctcaccctgactgctcctgtcgagctggctgtcgccttgcgtgtctgactccgccgtcggtgtgtgaatgtgtgcatgaaggggtgaatgttaGCCAGTATTGTACAGCGCTTTGAGTAgaaaaagcgctgtataaatgcagtccatttaccattcacCATTAAATGGACCAGACATGactctaaggcccaatcccatttctaccccttaccccttccccttacccctgccccttgttttgaaggggtaagggtaaggggtaaggggtaaggggaaggggtaaggggaagggggaaggggtaaggggaagggggaaggggaaggggtaaggggaagggggaagggggaaggggtaaggggtagaaatgggattgggcctaagtggTCCCATGGGGGGTCTACGATGACGAGGGGCGTACCTCGATGGACAGGGCGCGGCTTCTGCCCCTCCCCTGGCTGGTCTGCAGCTCCTCGATGATGTCCTGCCTGGTCCCCGACCCGTTGTTCagcaggccgccgccgccgccgccgccgccggggggcTTCCTGGCCGGCTCCGGGGCCCTGGCCTTGGGGGTCAGGGGGCCCGGGGCGTCGGCCGGGACCCCCTGCGGGCTGCCGGAGGTCTGGCTGTGCTGGATGAGGACCGGGGAGCTCTGCGCGTGCTGGACCAccatgagggaggaggggggcttcACCGGGGGGCGCGGCGCCGGGAGGGgggccgcctccgcctccgtcTGGCCGGACGAGGCGGCGAGGCAGGGGGACTCCCTGGGGGGCTCTCTGGGGGGCTCTGCCAgcagggtggtgctggtggaggaggtggtggtggtggtggaggaggtggtgagggtggaggtggggcccccaggggccggTCTCACGGCGCTGTGGGCGGAGACTTCGGTAGCGTACCTGCAGGGAGAAGGGGAGTCAGACATTAGTAACTCACTTCAATTCAGAAGACCTCATTTAGAGTCCCAACTCaaccactcctctcctcctcctgctcctcctctcccctcgctcccctccctcccctccctcccctcctctcctctcacctcctcaggGCGCTCAGTGTCTCCGTcaggctcctccctcccccgcccctcccccctctccatcctccctcccccccttcccctcctctcacctcctcagaGAGCTCAGTGTCTCCGTcaggctcctccctcccccgcccctcccccctctccatcctccctcccccccttcccctcctctcacctcctcagaGAGCTCAGTGTCTCCGTCAGGCTCCTCACTCTCTTCAGCATGCTGTCCAGTTTGTGCGGCTCCTCCTTCAGGAACttcaccgcctccacctccacccgcaGCACCGTCCGCATGCTGCCCTGCAGCCCCGGGAACTCgcctgaggacacacacagtacacacagtacacacgtTACATACACACcttacacacagtacacaccttacacacagtacacacacacacacgttacacacagtacacacattaaacacacacacaaacagtgtacccacaaaacacacacacacacacacacacacacacacacacacacacacacacacacacacacacacacacacacacacaaacacacacacagtgcacacacgttacatacacacacacaaacacacataatacacacaaacacacacacacacacacacacacacacacacacacacacacacacacacacacacacacgcacacacagatagtgTACCcacattacacaaacacacaacacttacacacacagacacattacatgtacacacacaattgGTAACCTAGCAACGCTGAAGAGGGCGTGTCCTACCTTTGAGTCCGgccagcccctcccccaccttcctCAGGGACAcggccccctcctccacctcccgcaGGGACACCGGCCGCCCGGGCGGACCCCCCTGGTCCCTCTGCAGGGAGTCCACATACCGCTCCAggtccctgcacacacacacacacacacacacacacacacacacacacacacacacacacacacacacacacacacacacacacacacacacacacacacaggtagatagacacacacacacacaggtagacacacacacgcacaggtacagacacacacaaacacacacacacacacaggtagacagacacacacacacacacacacacacacacaggttgacagacacacacacacacacacacacacacacacacacacacaggtagacagagacacgcacacacacacaacaaaacgtTAATTATTACATACATCGCTACCATTTAGCAATCTACTTTTTCATACTACTTTATAAAACCTTCACTATTAGAACTTACACTATTCCAAACACACTGTTCCAAACACAACTCTCATTAACCTCAGTAGAATAAATCCACGGGTCTCAAGGTTACCTGGGACTTAATTATAACATGCTCCACCGATTGAAGTAATTTATTCCTCTTCAGCGTACATGAAGGTAAAAACCGTCACTCTTCAACAGTAACTAGTCCCTAGAGGCTGTAATGTACGGTATGAACCACTAGGGGGCGGAACACACTCACTTCTGTTACAGACACGCTGCCTCATCACAACcacacagaggaagaggggagggaagcGACAGTGTGAACTTGAACCAACAGACACAGTCCATCATAAATCACTGAATCAATAAGCGGTCTTTAGAGGAGACAGTGGTGGACTGTTTTGGGACGAGATGGGATTGGAACCCTTCCCTAACCCACAGTTATGTCCCTTCTGGCGGTGTGATGTGAGGTCGAGGCTTGCTGACATTGTGTTAATGACAGAGGAGCCAAGCAGTTCTGGGACCCATGGTGATCCGAGTGTGAGATAGTCGTCCCAGGACCTAAGGGTCTGAGTGAGAGATAGTCCTCCCCCAGGACCCAGGGTGGTCTGAGTGTCAGATAATCGTCCGAGGACCCAGGGCGGTCAGAGTGAGAGATCGTCCCCCAGGACCCAGAGGGTCTCTCCCTGTCCTGGGCCCCACAAGGAGGTCTTTCAGAGTCCCCCCAGAGACAGACCGGGGGTCCGGTGTCTCCAGGACCGGAGGGACCGGGTAGACTTCAGAGGTCCTTTACAATGAGAAGACTACCTAACTCACTAACTTACGGACTAAGTAACAACCACAAGCACTAACCAAAAAACAAACTAACTCCTAAGACTGGAGGGATTCTCACGCCTCCGCTCAGCTGGCCTCAAATCACAGGGACTCTAATTAAGTGGACGTATTTAGAGGTCAGGATGCAGTTCTGCTGACTCACATCTGGCGACCTTCCAGCCCCAACGCTGAGCCAGGTCCGCCCGCACTCACCCTCtcctgccctccctcctcctcccctctgtcccttcctcccctctcgctcctcctcctcctttctctcccctcctcccctctcttctcctctttcctccttctttccctccctttctcctctctctctcatcctttatctcccctccttctcccttctctcccctcctcccctctctcttctcctcttttctctcccccctcccctctctctcccccaccttcCTCTTGTtaccctgtttctctccctcactcctttCCTCTTCTGCTGTGAATCTTAgctactccctctccctcccctctcgctGTCTAtccttgcatctctctctctctctctctctctctctctctctctctctctctctctctctctctctctctccctctctctctccctctctctctctctctccctctctctctctctctctctctctctctctctctccctctccctctccctctctctctgtctctctctctctctctctctctctctctctctctctgtctcaccccttctctctcccctccctccctccctctgtggaAGTCAAATCCTTGACTTCCTCATTAATCACGGATAACATCAAAATGGATCCCCGCCACCGTCCGTGAGGAGTTAAGATGGAGCAGACTGGGGCGAGGTGCTCCTGTTAAAACCTGTCTCTCCACGCTGGGAGGGCGTTGGCCCCCAAGGCCGTGTGGGTGTGGAGGCACGACACACTGCACAGCCTGGCTGTTCACCAGGACAGGGCCGTACTGCACTGGTACATGTGCTGTTCACCAGGACAGGACGTTCCTGCAGTGGTGCTGTTCACCAGGACAGGACTTTCCTGCAGTGGTGCTGTTCACCAGGACCTTACTGCAGTGGTCAGGTGCTGTTCACCAGGACCTTACTGCAGTGGTCAGGTGCTGTTCACCAGGACCTTACTGCAGTGGTCAGGTGCTGTTCACCAGGACCTTACTGCAGTGGTCAGGTGCTGTTCACCAGGACCTTACTGCAGTGGTCAGGTGCTGTTCACCAGGACCTTACTGCAGTGGTCAGGTGCTGTTCACCAGGACCTTACTGCAGTGGTCAGGTGTTGTTCACCAGGACCTTACTGCAGTAGTCAGGTGCTGTTCACCAGGACCTTACTGCAGTGGTCAGGTGCTGTTCACCAGGACACAACCGTACTGCAGTAGTCAGGTGCTGTTCACCAGAACAGGACCTTAATGCAGTTGCTCAGGTGCTGTTCACCAAGACCTTACTGCAGTAGTCAGGTGCTGTTTACCAAGACTTTACTGCAGTGGTTAGGTGCTGTTCACCAGGACCTTACTGTAGTAgttcaggtgctgttcaccaGAACAAGACCTTACTGCAGTGgttcaggtgctgttcaccaGGAAACGACCCCACTGCATCGGGGGTGAATTACATTCTAAATATATCCAACACCAGAAGGGGCCGTGGCGTGTGAGGCGGTCTCACCCCAGCTGGGACAGGACGTCCTGCTCTAGGCCCAGGTACTTTAGCcggtcctcctccaccagggtgCGCTGTCTGTGGGCCGGCTCGTCCGCCCGCCGCAGGGCCTCAGCCAGCTTCGCCCCCACTTCCTGCTCCGCCCACTTCAGCTGCTGCCtcagctcctcctggttctgaAGCTGAGGACCGCCACGCAGTGGGGTTATCAACCTCACATCGCAGGACACACCCTGGGGTGTCCCGGGGGTCTGCCCCGGCTTACACCTACTGCACTGCTATCTTTATTACGCTAACATTGagttcatttagcagacacttttatccgaagcgacatacaataagtacgtttgtcagaagaaagagaaagaacgatatatcgctgtcggtacagtaaggatgttcatagaaacaagtgccaagcactaacgatCGCTAGgtaaacccattccccgtatgcaacaaagatagctagggttAAATGCAACATTATGCTAAGTAATATTTTTAAGGGCCAGGAcgtaaaacatacaataagtgcgtacattaagtgccagaaaGTATTATTTGATCTATTTAGAGATAACAGTCCTTTGCATATTGAGCAGATTGCTAGAGGAATACTTAAGTATTCTGGAGCTGAATCCAGTGTTCCGGTCGGTCAAGGTTCCGGGTCTTACCTGTTGCTGTCTCATCTGCTGCAGTTGGACTCTCAGGTCTGAGATGTTCTTCCTGAAGCTCTTCAGGTtgacctgcagggggcgccagcTCTTCTCCGCTGCCTGGACCGGGGCCTTCCTCTGACCCGGGACCAGATCAGACTGGACCGGGGCGCTCCTCAGACCAAGGGCCGGATCAAACTGGACCGGAGCGTTCCTAACACTGAGCACCGGAGATCCACCTGAGACTGGGACAGGATTCGGGAGCCGGTCAACGTGAGACTCTACAGGTGTCCATCACCCCaatccatcaatcaatcaatcaatcaatcaatcaatccagCTTCACAGAGCCCTTTCTGTGGAGGGCGTCGACCCAAGGCGCCCCAGCGACACCAACCACACCAACACCTCATTAAACACTGTAAcagccctctgtccctctctgccatCTTACTcccttttcatttatttaaactTTTCCGGCATTGAATTACGCAGGGGAAAAATAACCCGTTATTGCATGTTAATGTATTATTAACGCAAGGCTGTGTCGGTTATGAAGCCGTCGTGTTCCGGCCGTTCGCCCGTCCGCCAGCAGCCGGGACAGATTACCCAGGGTGCAGTGGGGCGTGAACGCTCAGAGG
This is a stretch of genomic DNA from Gadus macrocephalus chromosome 23, ASM3116895v1. It encodes these proteins:
- the LOC132452965 gene encoding sickle tail protein-like isoform X2 yields the protein MSHRRRFILLILLITKPQSVPLCDWSFNQEFNTVISVLSERPSMSSSPAQSINSTVSGGSPVLSVRNAPVQFDPALGLRSAPVQSDLVPGQRKAPVQAAEKSWRPLQVNLKSFRKNISDLRVQLQQMRQQQLQNQEELRQQLKWAEQEVGAKLAEALRRADEPAHRQRTLVEEDRLKYLGLEQDVLSQLGDLERYVDSLQRDQGGPPGRPVSLREVEEGAVSLRKVGEGLAGLKGEFPGLQGSMRTVLRVEVEAVKFLKEEPHKLDSMLKRVRSLTETLSSLRRYATEVSAHSAVRPAPGGPTSTLTTSSTTTTTSSTSTTLLAEPPREPPRESPCLAASSGQTEAEAAPLPAPRPPVKPPSSLMVVQHAQSSPVLIQHSQTSGSPQGVPADAPGPLTPKARAPEPARKPPGGGGGGGGLLNNGSGTRQDIIEELQTSQGRGRSRALSIEAAEKEWEERRQNMGQYDGKEFEKLLQEAEATMMKGAPVSPTASAGGEEPGHPASPATTPTDPKPDGAAEKQPRPGPERNDRPSRPAVLERPSKTPGPIPAHPAEKTPKTVSEKGCKSPPPPPPRKTYSGSIPGSGSGLTTTRSGEVVFTSKRSSGQEEEEDAPPPPSPKSTPFKVSPVATPTPVLADAPPKTATPPPHPEPITEGEDDGENIMAELQVFQKCPVGGVLVEPQVKELRAGALPALKEKTKTSDPAKEKEDKSPDTDENGNTQSRQSPAVIYYVTGQITKEHPPSTTPEESTERSREFTFPPSQVSNVNANDHFPSQLPQSQTPPKPPPKPSARSPPVSPPAVSPPPTSPPSSSPPPISPKPVGLIGFKLPRKQMKRSVSLKSDRGAEVEKGNLILLNQINNEKKLKSSVVQETNSKSIMVESVSASTVETPRELPTVPLPETAPAQASDRARDPPKGRDEGAGLSPDLPGEEAPPPPDNIAFMITSSKVQALSCGEYKELVNSKKGNVQTLTVGESGKWGDLTGGEDADATGTRDYSFNKKPVIIIFDEPMDIRSAYKRLSTVFECEEEMERMLGEERIDEESEGSDSDRSGAQQVTGGAGSDVSLKARGQSLANRGSLSSCSSSSSAELADGAGNSNESNGEGKQDGKKKFRFKFPKKQLAALSQAIRTGSKSGKKTLQVVVYEDEEETDGTVRQHKEAKRFEILRTDENPVPVSTSVSVQRDTSDSLQRTSEIRKSTYKTLDSLEQTIKQLETTISEMGPCSPDEHKAEEKMGEKKSSEGLKRSASLPTSRMSGPKVTLPLKSSLRKKSKPQLLPRPVVAPTATSTPAPSSPASVKQQSLVSPTSRMPVPLSTKARQSPGNTEKPAKQPKLPDAQRQFRQGNGSAKRADHKAPSPSVSKIPAFYPSATKGTHAPNPDATNTNNPSSSSSSSSSSSNNKSSLPSPHHPPRSSSSSSSPSSSQLPSLSNGNPKLTPATPSQHAGKTLSLSSPQTQNIRVHSYSSSSSSYSSSSSSSPSPLSPTPLGPGGRSIRTIHTPSFTSYRSHNGSKSCIPTATKDSN
- the LOC132452965 gene encoding sickle tail protein-like isoform X3, whose protein sequence is MKAMEQQIASLTGLVQHALLKGPNSGSTKETTSERPSMSSSPAQSINSTVSGGSPVLSVRNAPVQFDPALGLRSAPVQSDLVPGQRKAPVQAAEKSWRPLQVNLKSFRKNISDLRVQLQQMRQQQLQNQEELRQQLKWAEQEVGAKLAEALRRADEPAHRQRTLVEEDRLKYLGLEQDVLSQLGDLERYVDSLQRDQGGPPGRPVSLREVEEGAVSLRKVGEGLAGLKGEFPGLQGSMRTVLRVEVEAVKFLKEEPHKLDSMLKRVRSLTETLSSLRRYATEVSAHSAVRPAPGGPTSTLTTSSTTTTTSSTSTTLLAEPPREPPRESPCLAASSGQTEAEAAPLPAPRPPVKPPSSLMVVQHAQSSPVLIQHSQTSGSPQGVPADAPGPLTPKARAPEPARKPPGGGGGGGGLLNNGSGTRQDIIEELQTSQGRGRSRALSIEAAEKEWEERRQNMGQYDGKEFEKLLQEAEATMMKGAPVSPTASAGGEEPGHPASPATTPTDPKPDGAAEKQPRPGPERNDRPSRPAVLERPSKTPGPIPAHPAEKTPKTVSEKGCKSPPPPPPRKTYSGSIPGSGSGLTTTRSGEVVFTSKRSSGQEEEEDAPPPPSPKSTPFKVSPVATPTPVLADAPPKTATPPPHPEPITEGEDDGENIMAELQVFQKCPVGGVLVEPQVKELRAGALPALKEKTKQTSDPAKEKEDKSPDTDENGNTQSRQSPAVIYYVTGQITKEHPPSTTPEESTERSREFTFPPSQVSNVNANDHFPSQLPQSQTPPKPPPKPSARSPPVSPPAVSPPPTSPPSSSPPPISPKPVGLIGFKLPRKQMKRSVSLKSDRGAEVEKGNLILLNQINNEKKLKSSVVQETNSKSIMVESVSASTVETPRELPTVPLPETAPAQASDRARDPPKGRDEGAGLSPDLPGEEAPPPPDNIAFMITSSKVQALSCGEYKELVNSKKGNVQTLTVGESGKWGDLTGGEDADATGTRDYSFNKKPVIIIFDEPMDIRSAYKRLSTVFECEEEMERMLGEERIDEESEGSDSDRSGAQQVTGGAGSDVSLKARGQSLANRGSLSSCSSSSSAELADGAGNSNESNGEGKQDGKKKFRFKFPKKQLAALSQAIRTGSKSGKKTLQVVVYEDEEETDGTVRQHKEAKRFEILRTDENPVPVSTSVSVQRDTSDSLQRTSEIRKSTYKTLDSLEQTIKQLETTISEMGPCSPDEHKAEEKMGEKKSSEGLKRSASLPTSRMSGPKVTLPLKSSLRKKSKPQLLPRPVVAPTATSTPAPSSPASVKQQSLVSPTSRMPVPLSTKARQSPGNTEKPAKQPKLPDAQRQFRQGNGSAKRADHKAPSPSVSKIPAFYPSATKGTHAPNPDATNTNNPSSSSSSSSSSSNNKSSLPSPHHPPRSSSSSSSPSSSQLPSLSNGNPKLTPATPSQHAGKTLSLSSPQTQNIRVHSYSSSSSSYSSSSSSSPSPLSPTPLGPGGRSIRTIHTPSFTSYRSHNGSKSCIPTATKDSN
- the LOC132452965 gene encoding sickle tail protein-like isoform X1, with protein sequence MSHRRRFILLILLITKPQSVPLCDWSFNQEFNTVISVLSERPSMSSSPAQSINSTVSGGSPVLSVRNAPVQFDPALGLRSAPVQSDLVPGQRKAPVQAAEKSWRPLQVNLKSFRKNISDLRVQLQQMRQQQLQNQEELRQQLKWAEQEVGAKLAEALRRADEPAHRQRTLVEEDRLKYLGLEQDVLSQLGDLERYVDSLQRDQGGPPGRPVSLREVEEGAVSLRKVGEGLAGLKGEFPGLQGSMRTVLRVEVEAVKFLKEEPHKLDSMLKRVRSLTETLSSLRRYATEVSAHSAVRPAPGGPTSTLTTSSTTTTTSSTSTTLLAEPPREPPRESPCLAASSGQTEAEAAPLPAPRPPVKPPSSLMVVQHAQSSPVLIQHSQTSGSPQGVPADAPGPLTPKARAPEPARKPPGGGGGGGGLLNNGSGTRQDIIEELQTSQGRGRSRALSIEAAEKEWEERRQNMGQYDGKEFEKLLQEAEATMMKGAPVSPTASAGGEEPGHPASPATTPTDPKPDGAAEKQPRPGPERNDRPSRPAVLERPSKTPGPIPAHPAEKTPKTVSEKGCKSPPPPPPRKTYSGSIPGSGSGLTTTRSGEVVFTSKRSSGQEEEEDAPPPPSPKSTPFKVSPVATPTPVLADAPPKTATPPPHPEPITEGEDDGENIMAELQVFQKCPVGGVLVEPQVKELRAGALPALKEKTKQTSDPAKEKEDKSPDTDENGNTQSRQSPAVIYYVTGQITKEHPPSTTPEESTERSREFTFPPSQVSNVNANDHFPSQLPQSQTPPKPPPKPSARSPPVSPPAVSPPPTSPPSSSPPPISPKPVGLIGFKLPRKQMKRSVSLKSDRGAEVEKGNLILLNQINNEKKLKSSVVQETNSKSIMVESVSASTVETPRELPTVPLPETAPAQASDRARDPPKGRDEGAGLSPDLPGEEAPPPPDNIAFMITSSKVQALSCGEYKELVNSKKGNVQTLTVGESGKWGDLTGGEDADATGTRDYSFNKKPVIIIFDEPMDIRSAYKRLSTVFECEEEMERMLGEERIDEESEGSDSDRSGAQQVTGGAGSDVSLKARGQSLANRGSLSSCSSSSSAELADGAGNSNESNGEGKQDGKKKFRFKFPKKQLAALSQAIRTGSKSGKKTLQVVVYEDEEETDGTVRQHKEAKRFEILRTDENPVPVSTSVSVQRDTSDSLQRTSEIRKSTYKTLDSLEQTIKQLETTISEMGPCSPDEHKAEEKMGEKKSSEGLKRSASLPTSRMSGPKVTLPLKSSLRKKSKPQLLPRPVVAPTATSTPAPSSPASVKQQSLVSPTSRMPVPLSTKARQSPGNTEKPAKQPKLPDAQRQFRQGNGSAKRADHKAPSPSVSKIPAFYPSATKGTHAPNPDATNTNNPSSSSSSSSSSSNNKSSLPSPHHPPRSSSSSSSPSSSQLPSLSNGNPKLTPATPSQHAGKTLSLSSPQTQNIRVHSYSSSSSSYSSSSSSSPSPLSPTPLGPGGRSIRTIHTPSFTSYRSHNGSKSCIPTATKDSN